From the Candida dubliniensis CD36 chromosome 2, complete sequence genome, the window GCCACAAAAAATTTGGTAAATCTAGTTAGTATAAAGAACCGGTACATTTCCAACTCAACAAGAAAGGTCCCTTGGCCCAGTTGGTTAAGGCGTGGTgctaataaattcattttgttaCGCCAAGATCAGCAGTTCGATCCTGCTAGGGAccattcatttttttttgcacaCAAACCAACCAAAACGAGAAATACAAATTAGGACAATGAAATCAGTACAGTATTCTTTGAATATAGAACAAACATATCATACATTGTAGGGTTGTAGGGTAAGAGATCCTATCTTGGGTAAGTTGtggtatttctttttttgtaaaataAATCACCACCGACCTCAATAAAATCGCACGAGATTCAATCTGTGTGTTgagctttttcttttgattcaCAATTCTTTACTTTACTCCATACTTAAAACTTCCTTTTTTCTAAAAGCACTTATGGTTATTTTATCACCCcattataataatgatgacaCTTTTGGGAATTCTGACATGGATGATGTATGTTTAACGATTACAAAGTAATTGCAAATGATATAGAAGTACTAACAAACCGAATCGATAAAGATGGAGTGGAATCCAGAAAAACAACTTTTGTTAGAGAATTATATCACGAATTATAATGGACAACTTAATGACACCAGATTATTTTACAATAACTTAGATTGGAATtacatttttaatttagttGGTGTTAACGATCAAGAGTTTTTGATGTTAAAGATTGATGAAATATATGatgaatcaataaatgTGTACTTCAAAGATGACtttaatataaatcaactCGTGGACCATTGGAAGTCGAAAAGCAATCCCATTTACCAAGAAGTTGTACAAATAGTGGAGTCCTTGGGATTAGAATCATTTAAACTAGAAGCTCTAGAAGAATCAAGTTCGAATCAAACACCAGCTAAAATTACGACCAAGACCGAGACAATTGTTACAACACCAACCACAGCTAAAAGAGTGTCATCTACACCAGTTCCAAAATTAACCAAAACAGAAAGAAGATTATCACTTGATTTAATGCACCCAAGACCTTCATTTGGACTAAATCAAGAATCACAATTGGTAAAACCACCAATCACAAGTACTACCAATATTCATGTACATGCCCAACAAGAAACAGCATCAGACCTAAACCCGCCAGTAAATCTACcttcaaagaaaaaatttactTTCAATAAAGCCAAGTttacaatatcaacaaacaaacgaCAACAGGAACAACAAACTAACACTGCACCTCGCCAACGGAGAACATCTACTGTGGATGAACAATTACCATTGTATAtaagaaaacaattgacCAAGAATCGACCGCAACAAACAATCACCCCTAAACCATCGAAGCACCAGTTTGCTCAAAATTCATCACCAGCGAATTCGTCACCTCGTGGAAGTTACAAGAGATCTTCACGTATACAAAATCTATTGTCTAATTCGCAGTCATTATATGTACATTCGAAAGATCCGGCAAATAGTGCAGAAACAAGCACACACACAAGCAATGATACAGATCTACGATTACGTTATTATTCTGACGAGCTcgatgatgaagataatagAGAGTATATACTGCCTGATCTGCTAACACGTTATTTTGGAGTACATGAAGATCAAGAAGCTGAAGATAATACAGATAACGATGCAGATGATGATTctgaggaagaagaagaagaggaggaaaatgattttgttaatgttggtgatgatcacgatgattatttatttaaaatataatacatGGAAACTAATTATCTTTAAATTGTTTCTCACTCTATAACTCTAATTCTCCTAATAAACGATAGCGAATACTCATACATGAATAATGAAAGTGCACTTGTTGGTGCAGTTTTCAATACACTTATTCCAAACCCTTTATATAACCCGAAAACACCTTCATTCTTTAGTATGGTTACAAATATATGCAGAGCTGTATAAGGTCTTCCATGGACCACAGAACACATTTGACATCTTTTCCTCAAAGTATCTAAAGGAAATGTGATACCTTTGGAAGTAGCTCCAGCTATGAATCCACAAATTGCCTCGATAAATGGAACTCGTTGATAACTATTGGAAAACTCACGCGCTAATTCGTATGACCAAAACATTAGTCCTGTAGTGCTTGAAACCGATAACATTGCTGGTCGTATACCCGCATAAATCCCACGTATTCCTTCCAGTTTAATTATATCTTTTATTGTTCCTGTCATTGATAGTAGACCACGATTTTTGTTGGCAATCAATCTCGTTCGTAATAAGTCAAACGGGTAAGTAACTAAAGTACTTACAATCCCGGAACCTGTACCAACAATCAATGAATGATTAGCTGAAGATAAGTTGATACGATAATTCTTTTCTAATTTGGAAACCAGTTTACTTATTACTGAATATGAACCAAATTGAACTCCTCcatataaaatatatagTATCTCAGCTGGAACATTACCCTTCCATAATGCAATTATCCCTTCATTTTCTAATAGATTTTTCACTATTGTGACCACCGATTTCCGATGTTTAAACCCTTTAGGTTGTAATTGAAGTCGTATTTTGATAGTATCTAATGGAGCAGTGAATGCACGAGAAATAGCCCCTGCTATTGAACCAGCCGCTAAAGCTTCAGTAGGTGTGACATCTGCTCCTTTCTTTAAATGGTCTTCTCTTTTAGTTGACattcatatatataaatgGGAAAAATGTAATATGTGTGTTCGTTAAATCTCTTTGCTTGCTGTGGCCCGATTAAAATTTCTCTTCCACTCTCTCAcacttttctttgttttgtttggaGATGGCTTTTAGAATTATGTGCGGGGCCAATTCTGgttccatttttttcttctggGCCAGTCCCCTGCACGCGTTCCGGCTGGCAACTACAAACTCCGGGTAGACTGTAACTTAGAGTAAAAACAAGTGTTAGTAGCTTGAAGTAGAATTCTGATTTGTTATAGCATTAATTCAACGCCGTCATAGCTTCTTCTCAATCTGCTATTACATTATAGTTCTTGATGGTTGGTATTTTCTCTTAATGTAGGATGTCAATCCTATGGCGGCCCGCATATTAATAAACACCTAAAAAAAGTTACTTATCATTTTAATGCAAGCCATAATTCTCCGTGACGcgtcaaaaaaaaatatttctattttctcTTATTTTCCAGCATCTTACACATCAACTATCATTTATCACAACTTCTTTCACCAAGAGTCATGATAATGGATATTCAAAAACACCCATTGATACCGAGACACGTTTTCATTACTATaagaaacaatttcaaCGCTATTGATAATGTTTTATCCTTACATTATACTAATCATACCTCAAATCCATTGCTAAACAAGATATTAGGCCAAGCGTCTTCATTAACTCAAACAAAAGTTACCATTACTCATTTAGAACAAATCATGGAAATAACCGATTCATTGTATGAGATATATCGATTAGATGAggaattaataattaagTTTACTTCAAATACTCAACTTGCTCAACGTAGAGAGGTTTTCATAAGACATATCAATGAGTGGATTCAAACCCATCAACAGTTGAATACTGTACCACCAAAAAAGTCATCATATACTACTGAAGCAACATTTGCATTGTGTAAATCACTACCGTCATCACCGGTatcatttttgaaaacttcACCtaacaaaatcattaaacCTCGATCAGCCAATTcatcaccaacaaaaatgaagaatcgatcattaaatttttctgatttgaaaaatgattcatcaagattcaaatttaaagaaaaattggaatcAATAGAAAGTAGTAAATTTAATggattatcattattagaaagaattaaattaaaagagAAATTACGTAagcaacaagaacaagacGAATTATCGATGCAACAAACTCCGCAAgataaatatcaaaattatttattaacgAAAATCCCCATGATTTATAATGccatttatcaattatatcaatgTCAACCAAATAATTGTAAAACATTTTCCACAAAGAAACTTATCCAAACCATCCAAGATAGTTCTTCTTATCCGGTAATCCCTGACGAAATTCATGATGGGATGAAACTTTTATCAGCTAAACTACCAACAAAACTTGATATGATTGAAAAGAATGATATTAAAGTTATTCGTGTTACCAATTTAAATAGAGATCAAGATTTAAAGACATTCGATACTTAGGAAATCACATAGATAGAgactaataataaaataatgaatgataatatatcagtaaaaaaaaaaaaaaaaacctaaAATACAATCCAAATGTAACTTaacaaaataaagaaagagagaaaatACTATCTATTACTATATCTATGCAtcaacttcatcatcttctcTTAATGCAATATCAGCTGCTTTAGAATTcataaagaaatatttcaaaacgTATTCTATTGCAAAAGTAACCACCAAATCTAATATTATGCATCCAGTTAATTTAGTTTTGAAATCAAGTGTCATTGGAACAAATTGCATGACTTCATTCAATTCAGGAATAAATTCAGTGGAACAAGAAAATGTTAAACCAGCAACTCCCAATAATCCATAATACATACCTTTGTTGGAGGTAATACTTTCTCTGAATGGTAATCCAATATAATTAACAGCAAAAGTGGAAACTTGTTGAGCCAATTGTAATAAGAACATACCAGTATTTAACAAAGATGGACTAAACtctttttctaaatcaACTTTTGGTTCTCTTGGTTCAAGAATATAAATCTCCCTAgtaatataaatcaaagtAATAATATGAACGGCAAATTGTCCTAAAATTGACCccataatataaatattgaaaataccATCTTGAGGTCTTTCCTTAGATAATTTCTCTAATGGTCTACCACGTGAGATTGATAAAAAGCACACAGATAATAAAATACCTGAAATAGTTGCTTGTCCATCACCAAATTTCATCCCAGCTAAATATAACACGGAAAGGGAATAAGatgaaatcaaacaattcaatGCCAAAATCTTGTACAtttgaattgttgataCTAAGGCAACACGACCTTGACGAATGATATGAGTAACAGTATTAACATTAGCCAATTTAGATGTAAATGGAGCTGCCACAGAAGCATCAcccaatttcaaaactgGTGCTTCATCTTCAGCTTCTGCATCATTCATGGCACCAAGAATTGTATCAGCAAAATTACTATTAGTATTAAACCCACCATTGGCATTCTTTTCTGGAACTTTAACTGGCTCCTTCATGGCTTCAACAACAGCTTTTCTCATATCATCAGTAATAGTTACACCTTTCTTTTCCATGGCTTCCAAATATTTAGGATTCAAAGGCCCTGGTGGATATAAATGAGCAATAATTGCTGGCACAGGTGGTGCCGGTTTACcccaattgttgaaaatttgaGATTGTTTTTCATAAACTTTCAATGTAGCTTCAATCTTTCTATTCTCTGCAATTTTATTCATACCTTCTTCAGTACCATTCAAAAGAGCAACCCCAATATTGGCTTGTTTCAAAGCACCAACATCATTAGTACCATCACCACACATTAATGTATTATAACCGGCATCTTTCAATgaagtaataataaattctttttgtgTTGGTGAAACTCTAGCATATACCCAAGTGTGTTTTAACAATTCCAAAATTTGTTCATGATCACTCAAATAATTTAAGGCGTACCCGGTAATACAAATATCATACTTGCTAAACAATTCAAGATTGATTTTATCTGATGATTTAAATGGGATAACAACTGATTCAGTAACATTTCTCCATACCAAATTGTCATATTCACCAATTTCATGATGGTCTTCAGGAGcatccaaaatcaaaacttcTTTAGTGGTAATATTAACCTCTTTGGCAACATGACAAGCAGTTAATGGATTATCACCAGTGATCATAATAGAACGATGTGATGATTCATTCAACATTTTAATCGTTTCAATGGCATCATCTTTCAATGGACAAtggaaaacaataaaccCAGCAAAATGTAATTTAGATTCAATATCTTCACGTTTAACTTTGTTGACGTTAACATTGGAATCTAAATACTTATAAGCAAGTGCCAAAACACGGGATCCAGATCTAGTGAATGATTTATAAATCTCTTCATAATTTTCCGGAGCATCAATAATCATATTACGAATAGTTTCAGGAGCACCTTTAGCAGCAACAAAATTCTTACCAGAAATTGTATTAATATGGGAAATAGTAGAAGATCTCTTAAGGGCAGATGAAAATTGGAAACGACGTAAAATCTTAATTTTTTCCTGTTTGCCTTTACTTTTTTTGCTTTCCCTTTCTACGGTGTCATGAGCACCAACATTCCAATGAGCTGCTTTTAATGTTGCTTGTTCCATTGGATCACCAACAACTTCACCATCATCCAATCTAACCAATGCATGGGCTGAACCCAAAACATAAGATGTAGTTTCTGGTGCATCGTCACAAATGTataaatgatgaatatcatcatttttaaaacCAGCCAATCCTTCAAATACCAAATCTTCAGCAGTTAAAGTACCAGTTTTATCGAAACAACAAACATCAATTCTACCAGCTAAAGGAATTCTGAATGGTTCAGTACAATAGATGTAgaatttttgtaatttggACAATGATGAGTTCACTGCCATGGTCAATTCCATGGGCAATTCAGGAGGAACAACAGATGtgataacaataatacaATCCAAAATTAATTTGGATTGGATTCTACCCATTCTGGTACCTTCAACCCAAACATACCAAGAAGCAGCAATGGCAAAtattaacaaaaacaaaataaaaaagaatgcTTCTTTATTACCAACAGAAACACGTTCACTAGAGAAAATCATCATACGAACTAATGAACCTTGAGATGTTTCAAACCCAGTCTTGGTAACAACAGCAAAGGCACCATTATCTGGAGCAACAGGGACAATTGGTGATTCAGGTTTGGTAACTTGTAAAGCCATAGTACCACCATGTAAAATGGAGTTTTTATCAAATCCTTCTGGTTGTAATTGTTCATCTGCTGGTCTTAATTTAATAgattctttcaataatggGGTAGATTCACCCGACAACATGGCTTCATTGACAATTGCTGATCCATCAACTAACAATAAATCACATGGTAAGGCACTTCCTTCACTAGTTCTTgtaattgaaatcaaatcacCAGGTAATAATTCTGTAGTTGGAATTTTGATCCATTTACCATCTCTATGAGCATACACATCGTATGGTTTAATACCCATACTTTGGAACTCTGCCATAGTGGTTCTTCTTTGGAAAACAGTAGTCATTTCAAAGGAAACTAACATAAACAAGGAAAACAAGGAATAATACCATTGTTCATCCATACACCAAAGGGCAACAcaaaagatttgaaaaacgAAAAATGGTGCTACTGCATGTTCTTTGAATAATTCCATAAATGTAGGAATTGGgatatcaaatttattagatCCATAATTTCTAATCATTTTTTCTAAATCTCCTGATAAACCTTTAGTATTTTGATACACGGTTAATTTTGGTGATTCATCGAAAACAAATTCTGGTGGAGAGAATTTACCAATTTTAGAATGGAATAAATATCTTCTCTTTTGATATAAGAAActaatttgtttttcacCATCATGGAAAGTTTCACGATTAATTTCACAAATTTCACCCATACCGGAATTTGGTGCTGGAGTAATCTTTATATATGAAGCATCAGAAATCTTGTCAACTTTAGTATAATTGAACTTGGcattaatatcaatgtTCCAATGTGGCATcaaccaaaacaataaattcaCAGAAACAATAGCAATGGTATATACAAAAGTCCATTCTTTACCACCAATGTACTTATCATATTGTTGGAAATAAACTTGTAAGAAGATCGGATATACAATGGAAAAGGGCCAAACATAAGGTCTTAGAAAAAATGCCTTCGGTACCAACAATTCAGCACCTTGAATCGCCGGATTTGCAACTAAATCAGACATAGTTTGATAAAAGGgatgtgttttttttttttatatataaaatttcttgattgtATTGAATATGGGAAAGAAAAGGGTCAAATGGCAAAATCCAACGGGAtttagaatttttttttttttttttttttttttttttttccaacgaacattgaaattttttttttttttttttcttctttcactttgtttatttttctcaAACATTTTTCGTGCGCTGTTTGTACGGATACGAAGCAACGCCAACGCCAACGCCAACGCCACTTGCAACGGTAATGCAACAATATCACGCtaagaagaattaaacaGAATCATCCTACTGCTCAtgttatcaattaaagTCATATAAGATTTAGGATTGATAGTCAACTAGTTTAATACTGATGCGAAAACTAGGTCTCAAGGTCAAGCAACACTCATATCGGAGGATTGTTTTTAAATTGGTTCAACCCAggtcaatttatcaatgtTATCTACCTGTAATCAAGACTTTCTTAACCAATCTCCTAAGCGACAACCACTGGTTAAGCAAACAAGAGCtttgccaaaaaaaaaataattttgtgTAATCGATATCAGCACGTGACTCCGTATATAGATTATGATAAAGttttaatatcatcagTAACTGTTGTTTTGAAAACGTTTGAGTGAAAACCATGAACTTTTACAAAGGGCGGTAATGTTGATTATCAGTGTACAATGCTGGAATTTTCAGGCAACCCCACACTAATTCATATATATCTAATAATATACTTACAGTCTTATCTTGATTTAATGTGTTTATGGTATTTTACACACAAGGAGATTGAGTGTAGAAACACTGCctgttttgattttcaattataaatttaaacCTTTtctatattcaattttacaaaacaatatttttgaaCAAGGCATTTGTTTAATGTTTGGAGATCAGAACTATAAATGTCTTCATTTTGGCTATGTCATTCAATAACTAATGGATGAACAAAATCTTTAATGGctataaaataaaagataAGTGTTAGACTATTTTAAACCTTGTAGAAAACAGCAAACGTATGAAAAATGTGTGTTGAATTTACTATCACACACTACGATCACCCAGTTTAAACATCAACACAAACACATATTCATTTGCCACCTGGTGTGAGGTAAAATACAATTTTGTCACTAACATATATCTTAACAAGAAATAAAGCCAAGACTGTAATTGAAAGGCTTGTTTGATGGCTTTCTAACACTAGGAAATGTCAGTTGGATTTGCAGAATAGGTAAGCGCTACCATTACAAGGAAAGAAGAtcaacgaaaaaaaaaaaaaaaaaaaaagcactgttgaacaacaaccaatcCAATATTCACTTCTCTTAGAGTATAATATTTTTACAACCAATCGTGtgtttaaagaaaaaaaaaaaaaaaaacaaaaaagtcattcaaaaaaatgaacACTAAACAAAATGGAGATCCCCCAAGCCTTGCaagtttaattttaaaGATAGTTGCTATAACTACcagaattcaattttaaacaCTTGTGGGTGAGAGTATTGAGTTGTCTGGCAACAACTATCTTTAATAACATGATAAGTTTGACAACTCTTCTCAAAATGCtattaaaccaaaaaaaactataaatACCAGGGTAGATACCTCCCAAAAATATTAGAATTTGTTACTTCTTTCCAATCATTATCACAACTTGATTACctcaattcattaaataacCATGAAATTTTCCACTATTGCTTTATCTTTGCCATTAATTGCTATGGTTCAAGCTGGTATTTCCAGTCCTACTTATTATAAACCAGAACATACTGAAGTTACTGGGGTTGAAACTGTTGATTATGAGTTTGCTTTAGGAGTCAGAGAAAAATGTGATGAAgatatcatttattt encodes:
- a CDS encoding conserved hypothetical protein (spliced gene); the encoded protein is MVILSPHYNNDDTFGNSDMDDMEWNPEKQLLLENYITNYNGQLNDTRLFYNNLDWNYIFNLVGVNDQEFLMLKIDEIYDESINVYFKDDFNINQLVDHWKSKSNPIYQEVVQIVESLGLESFKLEALEESSSNQTPAKITTKTETIVTTPTTAKRVSSTPVPKLTKTERRLSLDLMHPRPSFGLNQESQLVKPPITSTTNIHVHAQQETASDLNPPVNLPSKKKFTFNKAKFTISTNKRQQEQQTNTAPRQRRTSTVDEQLPLYIRKQLTKNRPQQTITPKPSKHQFAQNSSPANSSPRGSYKRSSRIQNLLSNSQSLYVHSKDPANSAETSTHTSNDTDLRLRYYSDELDDEDNREYISPDSLTRYFGVHEDQEAEDNTDNDADDDSEEEEEEEENDFVNVGDDHDDYLFKI
- a CDS encoding mitochondrial thiamine pyrophosphate transporter, mitochondrial carrier family member, putative (Similar to S. cerevisiae TPC1;~In S. cerevisiae, mediates uptake of the essential cofactor thiamine pyrophosphate (ThPP) into mitochondria; expression appears to be regulated by carbon source; member of the mitochondrial carrier family), which codes for MSTKREDHLKKGADVTPTEALAAGSIAGAISRAFTAPLDTIKIRLQLQPKGFKHRKSVVTIVKNLLENEGIIALWKGNVPAEILYILYGGVQFGSYSVISKSVSKLEKNYRINLSSANHSLIVGTGSGIVSTLVTYPFDLLRTRLIANKNRGLLSMTGTIKDIIKSEGIRGIYAGIRPAMLSVSSTTGLMFWSYELAREFSNSYQRVPFIEAICGFIAGATSKGITFPLDTLRKRCQMCSVVHGRPYTASHIFVTILKNEGVFGLYKGFGISVLKTAPTSALSLFMYEYSLSFIRRIRVIE
- a CDS encoding ER membrane ion transporter, putative (Similar to S. pombe CTA4;~Similar to S. cerevisiae SPF1;~In S. cerevisiae, involved in ER function and Ca2+ homeostasis; required for regulating Hmg2p degradation; confers sensitivity to a killer toxin (SMKT) produced by Pichia farinosa KK1), which encodes MSDLVANPAIQGAELLVPKAFFLRPYVWPFSIVYPIFLQVYFQQYDKYIGGKEWTFVYTIAIVSVNLLFWLMPHWNIDINAKFNYTKVDKISDASYIKITPAPNSGMGEICEINRETFHDGEKQISFLYQKRRYLFHSKIGKFSPPEFVFDESPKLTVYQNTKGLSGDLEKMIRNYGSNKFDIPIPTFMELFKEHAVAPFFVFQIFCVALWCMDEQWYYSLFSLFMLVSFEMTTVFQRRTTMAEFQSMGIKPYDVYAHRDGKWIKIPTTELLPGDLISITRTSEGSALPCDLLLVDGSAIVNEAMLSGESTPLLKESIKLRPADEQLQPEGFDKNSILHGGTMALQVTKPESPIVPVAPDNGAFAVVTKTGFETSQGSLVRMMIFSSERVSVGNKEAFFFILFLLIFAIAASWYVWVEGTRMGRIQSKLILDCIIVITSVVPPELPMELTMAVNSSLSKLQKFYIYCTEPFRIPLAGRIDVCCFDKTGTLTAEDLVFEGLAGFKNDDIHHLYICDDAPETTSYVLGSAHALVRLDDGEVVGDPMEQATLKAAHWNVGAHDTVERESKKSKGKQEKIKILRRFQFSSALKRSSTISHINTISGKNFVAAKGAPETIRNMIIDAPENYEEIYKSFTRSGSRVLALAYKYLDSNVNVNKVKREDIESKLHFAGFIVFHCPLKDDAIETIKMLNESSHRSIMITGDNPLTACHVAKEVNITTKEVLILDAPEDHHEIGEYDNLVWRNVTESVVIPFKSSDKINLELFSKYDICITGYALNYLSDHEQILELLKHTWVYARVSPTQKEFIITSLKDAGYNTLMCGDGTNDVGALKQANIGVALLNGTEEGMNKIAENRKIEATLKVYEKQSQIFNNWGKPAPPVPAIIAHLYPPGPLNPKYLEAMEKKGVTITDDMRKAVVEAMKEPVKVPEKNANGGFNTNSNFADTILGAMNDAEAEDEAPVLKLGDASVAAPFTSKLANVNTVTHIIRQGRVALVSTIQMYKILALNCLISSYSLSVLYLAGMKFGDGQATISGILLSVCFLSISRGRPLEKLSKERPQDGIFNIYIMGSILGQFAVHIITLIYITREIYILEPREPKVDLEKEFSPSLLNTGMFLLQLAQQVSTFAVNYIGLPFRESITSNKGMYYGLLGVAGLTFSCSTEFIPELNEVMQFVPMTLDFKTKLTGCIILDLVVTFAIEYVLKYFFMNSKAADIALREDDEVDA